A genomic region of Candidatus Omnitrophota bacterium contains the following coding sequences:
- a CDS encoding DUF5320 domain-containing protein, with translation MPGGDRTGPSGMGPRTGRAEGYCEGTGMPGFANLARGGRNYGFGRGGGRGGRGWRHWFRATGLSGWQRAAQGGALPKEQELAGLREQARQLEGTLAGIRKRIEELNAQ, from the coding sequence ATGCCGGGTGGAGACAGAACAGGGCCGTCAGGAATGGGCCCAAGAACAGGCCGTGCAGAAGGCTATTGTGAAGGAACGGGTATGCCGGGATTCGCAAACTTGGCCCGGGGAGGGCGTAATTATGGTTTTGGCCGGGGTGGAGGCCGGGGCGGCCGCGGTTGGCGCCACTGGTTCCGGGCCACCGGCCTAAGCGGATGGCAACGAGCGGCGCAGGGCGGGGCTTTGCCGAAGGAGCAGGAGCTCGCGGGGCTTCGGGAGCAAGCCAGGCAGCTCGAGGGAACTTTAGCCGGCATCAGAAAGCGAATCGAGGAGCTTAACGCTCAGTGA
- a CDS encoding aspartate 1-decarboxylase: MTLTMLKSKIHRATLTGAELDYEGSIALDRLLIDAADMLPGEQVHVLNLSNGSRIITYVIEAPEGSGTVLLNGPAARTGRAGDKIIILSFCSLSENEARTFKYQTVRVDGQNRVKAGNS, encoded by the coding sequence GTGACGCTTACAATGCTTAAGTCAAAGATCCACCGGGCCACATTAACCGGAGCGGAACTCGATTACGAGGGCAGTATTGCGTTGGACCGTTTGCTGATTGATGCGGCGGACATGTTGCCGGGTGAGCAAGTGCATGTGCTCAACTTGAGTAACGGTTCAAGGATTATTACCTATGTAATTGAGGCTCCTGAGGGATCGGGTACGGTTCTTCTGAATGGCCCGGCGGCTCGCACAGGCCGGGCGGGCGACAAGATAATCATTCTGTCCTTTTGTTCGCTCTCAGAAAATGAGGCAAGGACATTCAAATATCAGACTGTGCGGGTTGACGGGCAGAACAGAGTGAAGGCAGGCAACTCATGA
- a CDS encoding DUF89 family protein: protein MKTYLDCAPCFVRQALDSVRIVTKDEAIQEQVLREVLRTVGDMDLRMSPPEMGQQIHRLIRKLTGVEDPYQGAKEKFNRLMLEIYAELRHLVEKSRNRLEMAIRLAIAGNVIDLGVKSDLEQRGICESFELALKAPLGGDVEEFAREVSRAKSILYLADNAGEIVCDRLLIEELPLEKVTVVVRGYPIINDATMKDAEETGLPDLVRVIPNGSDAPGTVLSDCSASFRRYFNEADLVIAKGQGNYETLSEVDKNIFFLLKAKCSVIARDLGCPIGSSVLEKQSRDVVSV, encoded by the coding sequence GTGAAGACCTATCTTGATTGTGCCCCGTGTTTCGTGCGCCAGGCCTTGGATTCGGTGCGTATCGTCACAAAGGACGAGGCCATTCAGGAGCAGGTGCTCAGAGAAGTGCTGAGGACTGTGGGTGACATGGACTTGCGCATGTCGCCTCCGGAAATGGGGCAGCAAATCCACCGGTTGATTCGGAAATTGACAGGTGTGGAGGATCCGTACCAAGGGGCAAAAGAGAAGTTCAACCGCTTGATGCTGGAGATCTATGCGGAACTCAGACATCTTGTGGAAAAATCCCGGAATCGTCTGGAAATGGCCATTCGATTGGCTATTGCAGGTAATGTGATTGATCTGGGGGTTAAAAGTGATTTGGAGCAGAGGGGCATCTGCGAAAGCTTTGAACTCGCCCTGAAGGCCCCGCTGGGCGGAGACGTGGAGGAGTTTGCCCGGGAAGTATCGCGGGCAAAGAGCATCCTCTATTTGGCGGATAACGCAGGTGAGATTGTCTGTGACCGTTTGTTGATAGAGGAACTGCCGCTGGAGAAAGTGACAGTCGTGGTCAGGGGTTATCCCATTATTAACGACGCCACCATGAAGGATGCGGAAGAAACAGGCCTGCCGGATTTAGTGAGAGTGATCCCTAATGGTTCTGATGCGCCTGGAACCGTACTAAGTGATTGCAGCGCATCCTTCCGGAGGTATTTTAACGAAGCCGATTTGGTCATTGCCAAAGGCCAGGGCAACTACGAGACCTTGAGTGAAGTGGACAAAAATATCTTCTTTCTGTTGAAGGCCAAGTGTTCGGTTATTGCCAGAGACCTGGGTTGCCCGATCGGGAGTTCGGTTTTGGAAAAGCAGAGCCGGGACGTGGTGAGCGTCTGA
- a CDS encoding NifB/NifX family molybdenum-iron cluster-binding protein translates to MRIAIPIWCGRISPVFDVAGNLLLVDVGEGGELRRKEVSLSETEFSSRVRRIAELEANVLICGAISQPMEASLNAAGVRVIGDTCGPVEEVLRAFLLRRLSDGTFSMPGCCGRRRRFRGGGPSLGHRGKIGRN, encoded by the coding sequence ATGAGAATTGCAATTCCGATTTGGTGCGGCCGGATTTCACCGGTTTTTGACGTAGCCGGGAATCTCCTCTTAGTGGATGTGGGAGAAGGGGGAGAGCTCAGGCGAAAGGAAGTCTCTCTTTCCGAAACAGAATTTTCCAGCCGGGTCAGGCGTATAGCAGAGCTTGAAGCTAATGTGTTGATTTGCGGGGCAATCTCCCAGCCGATGGAGGCAAGTCTAAATGCTGCCGGTGTCCGGGTTATAGGGGACACCTGCGGGCCTGTGGAAGAGGTGCTGCGTGCGTTTCTCTTGAGGCGTTTGTCCGATGGGACGTTTTCGATGCCCGGATGCTGTGGCCGCCGCCGGCGATTCCGGGGCGGAGGACCGTCTCTTGGACACAGGGGCAAAATAGGAAGGAACTGA
- a CDS encoding NifB/NifX family molybdenum-iron cluster-binding protein: MRVIVTAQGPDLSSQVDPRLGRAKFYLVVDTETGSVVAHDNSKNLNAAHGAGIQAGKDIVELGAEAVITGQAGPKASAVLSSAGVKICTGAQGTVSDALDQFKKGGLCEDLS; this comes from the coding sequence ATGAGAGTCATTGTTACAGCCCAGGGCCCGGATCTGTCCTCGCAAGTAGACCCGCGTTTGGGCCGGGCCAAATTCTATTTGGTGGTGGATACAGAAACAGGGAGTGTTGTTGCACACGACAATTCAAAGAATCTAAATGCTGCACATGGAGCGGGTATCCAAGCAGGCAAAGATATTGTGGAGTTGGGGGCGGAAGCCGTGATTACGGGACAGGCCGGCCCCAAGGCCTCGGCAGTTTTGAGTAGTGCCGGCGTGAAGATCTGTACAGGGGCCCAAGGAACCGTGAGTGATGCTTTGGATCAGTTCAAAAAGGGAGGTCTTTGTGAAGACCTATCTTGA